A portion of the Acidisoma sp. PAMC 29798 genome contains these proteins:
- a CDS encoding replication endonuclease: protein MARYLAEESLGEVWTGRAREQCPALREDLLRETVIDMQAAADLARLAQTDSALSMMTWTERQTRRAADIMTELARADAKAAYEAALKAKEFDPSVIVPAVPLKEPVEDDLKEILTVRVDLAADAASDAKRAADRAAMKVRLVREQMREARRSADRETYALLASDLTEMKVMAAKAAEGAAHLADHAERLRIETFGYEDVAKKCRAASVRGAMRRLIDATDAHVSAILGLLGGPKRFRLPSRVSDWSMIRAQEMAALNRGTLAHRMMVLRDRDGVAVLDNKGSPKAITALDAARHGEKIAKAQRYAMCLGIQQLAEARGWTLVLLTTTLPPEWHAHPTLGRPSYNPDCDPISARDELQARCHRSLALCSRRDIRFLAPRAREGQVDGTPHDHIAAFVRPEDVDGFIGCFAEHFPEQRELMAREADAAGDHEKGARLRERLARIPRDKRVACHARVWEAAEQATDRTAAGTIASYIFGYASKSMADAIDGDDDAARNAVWAHQRRVRRWAVLGFRRGIIGQWQRIQKETERPACPVLGAVWQAMQEHRWGDALELLDVTKEQEAAPLVYDYEERRGLAGVARRVPLALRAAGPVSEVEERDGLFLGRTDGFRYRSMSAAAWEEEQNGGRPKTIADYAYEISMDIDKLTPPPTELQPPELTPEDEDILTQLESEWAEESRAVAVIERFPRATPPARPAGRQKTAADVFETLETTLLPLIAARKGNPAWADWIQRRRERLACIKNGDDGEQEGFGMAA from the coding sequence TTGGCGCGCTATCTGGCTGAAGAGAGCCTTGGGGAGGTGTGGACTGGCCGAGCACGCGAGCAATGCCCTGCACTGCGAGAAGACCTTTTAAGAGAAACGGTCATCGATATGCAGGCCGCCGCCGATTTAGCGCGGCTTGCACAGACGGACAGCGCGTTATCTATGATGACGTGGACAGAACGGCAAACGCGGCGCGCGGCCGATATCATGACAGAGTTAGCGCGTGCAGATGCGAAAGCCGCCTACGAAGCCGCGCTGAAAGCCAAGGAGTTCGACCCATCGGTCATCGTTCCCGCCGTGCCACTGAAGGAGCCAGTGGAAGACGACCTGAAGGAAATCCTCACGGTCCGAGTGGACCTTGCCGCCGACGCTGCATCAGACGCCAAGAGAGCAGCCGATAGGGCAGCCATGAAAGTCCGGTTAGTTCGCGAGCAGATGAGAGAGGCGCGGCGGTCTGCGGATAGGGAAACCTATGCGTTGTTGGCGAGCGATTTAACCGAGATGAAGGTTATGGCTGCCAAGGCGGCCGAAGGAGCCGCACACCTGGCAGACCATGCCGAGCGGCTGCGCATCGAGACTTTTGGCTATGAAGATGTCGCCAAAAAATGCCGCGCGGCTTCCGTCCGAGGCGCGATGCGAAGGCTCATCGATGCCACCGATGCTCACGTTTCGGCAATCCTGGGCCTTCTCGGTGGGCCGAAGCGATTCCGGCTTCCCTCGCGGGTGTCGGACTGGTCGATGATACGCGCTCAGGAAATGGCCGCGCTCAACCGGGGGACATTGGCACACAGAATGATGGTCCTGCGGGACCGAGACGGGGTTGCCGTCTTGGACAACAAGGGAAGTCCGAAGGCCATCACGGCGCTGGATGCTGCAAGGCATGGCGAGAAAATCGCCAAGGCACAGCGGTATGCAATGTGCCTGGGCATTCAGCAGCTTGCCGAGGCGCGGGGCTGGACGCTGGTCTTGTTGACGACGACGCTGCCGCCGGAATGGCATGCCCATCCGACACTGGGGCGACCGAGCTACAACCCCGATTGCGATCCGATTTCCGCCAGGGATGAGCTACAGGCCCGATGCCATCGGTCCCTAGCGCTTTGCTCACGGAGAGATATCCGATTCTTGGCGCCGAGAGCGCGCGAGGGGCAAGTTGATGGCACGCCGCATGACCATATCGCGGCTTTTGTTCGGCCTGAGGACGTAGACGGATTTATCGGCTGCTTCGCGGAGCACTTCCCAGAGCAACGCGAACTCATGGCTCGCGAGGCCGACGCCGCTGGCGACCATGAGAAGGGCGCCCGTCTTCGCGAACGGCTCGCGCGCATTCCGCGAGACAAAAGAGTCGCCTGCCATGCCCGCGTTTGGGAAGCGGCCGAGCAGGCGACCGACAGGACGGCAGCCGGGACTATCGCGTCTTACATCTTCGGATACGCGTCAAAATCCATGGCCGATGCCATCGACGGGGACGATGACGCCGCCAGGAACGCGGTGTGGGCTCATCAGCGCAGGGTACGGCGGTGGGCTGTGCTCGGCTTTAGGCGCGGCATCATCGGGCAGTGGCAGCGCATTCAAAAAGAGACCGAGCGGCCAGCTTGCCCGGTCCTGGGAGCCGTCTGGCAAGCGATGCAGGAGCATCGGTGGGGCGATGCCCTCGAACTGCTTGATGTGACCAAGGAACAGGAAGCCGCCCCTCTGGTCTATGACTATGAGGAACGGCGCGGTTTAGCCGGTGTCGCCCGTCGAGTTCCGCTCGCCCTCCGTGCGGCTGGTCCAGTGTCGGAGGTTGAGGAACGCGATGGGCTGTTCCTCGGCCGGACGGACGGGTTCAGATATCGCTCAATGAGCGCAGCGGCATGGGAAGAGGAACAGAATGGTGGACGGCCGAAAACGATAGCTGACTATGCTTATGAAATCTCGATGGATATAGACAAGTTGACCCCGCCGCCGACAGAACTGCAGCCGCCTGAGCTTACCCCCGAGGATGAAGACATCTTGACCCAGTTGGAATCCGAATGGGCTGAGGAATCTAGGGCGGTTGCAGTTATCGAGAGGTTCCCAAGGGCCACGCCTCCGGCGCGTCCCGCAGGAAGGCAAAAGACAGCCGCTGATGTGTTCGAAACCTTGGAGACCACACTTTTGCCGCTGATCGCCGCGCGGAAGGGCAATCCAGCGTGGGCTGATTGGATTCAGCGACGACGAGAGAGGCTGGCTTGTATCAAAAACGGGGACGACGGGGAGCAAGAAGGCTTCGGCATGGCCGCTTGA